One Zeugodacus cucurbitae isolate PBARC_wt_2022May chromosome 3, idZeuCucr1.2, whole genome shotgun sequence genomic region harbors:
- the LOC105210857 gene encoding uncharacterized protein LOC105210857 isoform X2, whose product MQAAADMPIEMANKETAQTTKLPTIISSNGLKITSKLNPDAKEFYPSYLLRQKIMREIGDVGGGGALAQPLQLTQNANVLKVIKIEGIMGTNQVVTDVNALKAPIEDEKAKETETTGIVSQIKAPNDEETVEVKSEDSKDLELESRKEPAEAGKLVNTVTVPQLSLETMKATKPVEEDVRGSEEDSTDFEDAEGEPMMQPMSAQANKLQLKELQLNNTEAKVVGDAVVGRTLPNNNNINNELSENISDEENREQYSDQSSNETLNEFKCKEDTESVEVSELSEENELAEEEASHELPQILEEIKEYNSLCGDGDGDVECETDGVCESVGIGDGDGDVPLEHNIEQLQLSDKPTQEADGDAATGGSTETPPQTPNEVCKSPTSKSRLGKGKLLKEKEDKKKTEKRTTLRKLASISLSLRGKNSAHHSEKTTQRSSSSVMTRTKRLSESLHNLTMGHKPKTDSKKTEGSSRLLPRSATNIPRPPTARARTVLSRATTESNGMNYKAPKTRITSTVSTTANHSAAKDTTSLKSVSSTEQSLAVKTTTLAAKKSLVSKSSNATLEKSGIPTVTATKSKDSVGKVRPRGTHASTLRQNEAQKRRNLFPNDDVESNIELSQFLFK is encoded by the exons ATGCAAGCAGCCGCAGATATGCCCATAGAAATGGCAAATAAAGAAACAGCGCAGACAACGAAGTTGCCAACAATTATTTCCAGCAATGGACTCAAAATCACATCCAAGTTAAATCCGGACGCAAAGGAATTCTATCCCTCATATTTGTTGCGACAGAAAATTATGCGAGAAATCGGTGATGTCGGTGGGGGTGGTGCGCTTGCGCAACCGTTACAACTGACGCAGAATGCAAATGTGTTGAAGGTTATAAAGATTGAAGGTATAATGGGAACAAATCAAGTAGTGACAGACGTGAATGCGCTGAAGGCGCCAATAGAAGATGAAAAAGCAAAAGAAACCGAGACCACAGGAATTGTGAGCCAAATAAAAGCGCCGAACGATGAAGAGACAGTCGAGGTCAAAAGCGAAGACAGCAAGGACTTGGAGTTGGAATCAAGGAAAGAACCAGCAGAAGCAGGGAAATTAGTTAACACAGTTACAGTGCCACAGTTGAGCTTGGAAACCATGAAAGCAACGAAGCCAGTCGAAGAAGACGTAAGAGGCTCTGAGGAAGACAGCACAGACTTTGAGGATGCCGAGGGTGAGCCTATGATGCAGCCGATGAGCGCACAAGCgaataaattacaattaaaagaattgcaATTGAATAATACTGAGGCAAAAGTGGTTGGCGACGCAGTGGTGGGACGCACTCTacccaacaataacaacatcaacaatgaGCTTAGCGAGAACATAAGTGATGAAGAGAATCGCGAGCAATATTCCGATCAGAGCTCCAATGAAACACTCAACGAATTCAAGTGCAAAGAAGACACCGAATCAGTAGAGGTTAGCGAGCTGAGCGAAGAGAATGAGCTGGCCGAGGAGGAAGCTTCGCATGAGCTACCACAAATCTTGGAGGAAATAAAAGAGTACAACAGCTTGTGTGGCGACGGTGATGGCGATGTGGAGTGCGAAACGGACGGCGTTTGTGAAAGTGTTGGCATAGGCGATGGTGATGGCGATGTGCCGCTCGAACATAATATAGAGCAACTACAGCTGAGCGATAAGCCAACCCAAGAAGCGGATGGTGATGCCGCAACCGGTGGCAGCACTGAAACGCCACCGCAAACACCAAATGAGGTGTGTAAAAGTCCGACTAGTAAATCACGCCTCGGCAAGGGTAAGCTGCTCAAGGAGAAGGAGGATAAAAAGAAGACAGAGAAACGCACCACATTACGCAAATTGGCCAGCATCAGTTTGAGCTTGCGCGGCAAGAATAGCGCACATCACAGCGAGAAGACGACGCAACGCAGCAGCTCTTCGGTGATGACACGCACCAAGCGTCTCTCGGAGAGTCTACACAACCTCACCATGGGACACAAGCCGAAAACGGATAGCAAGAAGACAGAGGGCAGCAGTCGTCTATTGCCACGCAGTGCCACCAATATACCGCGACCGCCAACTGCACGCGCACGCACGGTGCTCAGTCGCGCTACAACCGAGTCGAATGGCATGAATTATAAAGCGCCGAAGACGCGCATAACCAGCACCGTAAGCACAACCGCCAATCACAGCGCCGCGAAAGATACCAcctcattgaaatcggtgagCTCAACGGAGCAGAGTTTGGCTGTGAA AACTACCACATTAGCGGCCAAGAAGTCGCTTGTCAGCAAATCTTCAAATGCCACACTCGAAAAATCCGGCATACCCACAGTCACAGCCACCAAGTCTAAGGATTCGGTTGGCAAAGTGCGTCCACGTGGCACACACGCCTCCACGCTGCGTCAAAATGAGGCGCAAAAG CGTCGTAATCTCTTTCCCAACGATGATGTcgaatcgaatattgaattgtcacaatttttgtttaagtAA
- the LOC105210857 gene encoding uncharacterized protein LOC105210857 isoform X1 — MQAAADMPIEMANKETAQTTKLPTIISSNGLKITSKLNPDAKEFYPSYLLRQKIMREIGDVGGGGALAQPLQLTQNANVLKVIKIEGIMGTNQVVTDVNALKAPIEDEKAKETETTGIVSQIKAPNDEETVEVKSEDSKDLELESRKEPAEAGKLVNTVTVPQLSLETMKATKPVEEDVRGSEEDSTDFEDAEGEPMMQPMSAQANKLQLKELQLNNTEAKVVGDAVVGRTLPNNNNINNELSENISDEENREQYSDQSSNETLNEFKCKEDTESVEVSELSEENELAEEEASHELPQILEEIKEYNSLCGDGDGDVECETDGVCESVGIGDGDGDVPLEHNIEQLQLSDKPTQEADGDAATGGSTETPPQTPNEVCKSPTSKSRLGKGKLLKEKEDKKKTEKRTTLRKLASISLSLRGKNSAHHSEKTTQRSSSSVMTRTKRLSESLHNLTMGHKPKTDSKKTEGSSRLLPRSATNIPRPPTARARTVLSRATTESNGMNYKAPKTRITSTVSTTANHSAAKDTTSLKSVSSTEQSLAVKTTTLAAKKSLVSKSSNATLEKSGIPTVTATKSKDSVGKVRPRGTHASTLRQNEAQKMSMPRKSKTRMLRKTLTGRCACLAS; from the exons ATGCAAGCAGCCGCAGATATGCCCATAGAAATGGCAAATAAAGAAACAGCGCAGACAACGAAGTTGCCAACAATTATTTCCAGCAATGGACTCAAAATCACATCCAAGTTAAATCCGGACGCAAAGGAATTCTATCCCTCATATTTGTTGCGACAGAAAATTATGCGAGAAATCGGTGATGTCGGTGGGGGTGGTGCGCTTGCGCAACCGTTACAACTGACGCAGAATGCAAATGTGTTGAAGGTTATAAAGATTGAAGGTATAATGGGAACAAATCAAGTAGTGACAGACGTGAATGCGCTGAAGGCGCCAATAGAAGATGAAAAAGCAAAAGAAACCGAGACCACAGGAATTGTGAGCCAAATAAAAGCGCCGAACGATGAAGAGACAGTCGAGGTCAAAAGCGAAGACAGCAAGGACTTGGAGTTGGAATCAAGGAAAGAACCAGCAGAAGCAGGGAAATTAGTTAACACAGTTACAGTGCCACAGTTGAGCTTGGAAACCATGAAAGCAACGAAGCCAGTCGAAGAAGACGTAAGAGGCTCTGAGGAAGACAGCACAGACTTTGAGGATGCCGAGGGTGAGCCTATGATGCAGCCGATGAGCGCACAAGCgaataaattacaattaaaagaattgcaATTGAATAATACTGAGGCAAAAGTGGTTGGCGACGCAGTGGTGGGACGCACTCTacccaacaataacaacatcaacaatgaGCTTAGCGAGAACATAAGTGATGAAGAGAATCGCGAGCAATATTCCGATCAGAGCTCCAATGAAACACTCAACGAATTCAAGTGCAAAGAAGACACCGAATCAGTAGAGGTTAGCGAGCTGAGCGAAGAGAATGAGCTGGCCGAGGAGGAAGCTTCGCATGAGCTACCACAAATCTTGGAGGAAATAAAAGAGTACAACAGCTTGTGTGGCGACGGTGATGGCGATGTGGAGTGCGAAACGGACGGCGTTTGTGAAAGTGTTGGCATAGGCGATGGTGATGGCGATGTGCCGCTCGAACATAATATAGAGCAACTACAGCTGAGCGATAAGCCAACCCAAGAAGCGGATGGTGATGCCGCAACCGGTGGCAGCACTGAAACGCCACCGCAAACACCAAATGAGGTGTGTAAAAGTCCGACTAGTAAATCACGCCTCGGCAAGGGTAAGCTGCTCAAGGAGAAGGAGGATAAAAAGAAGACAGAGAAACGCACCACATTACGCAAATTGGCCAGCATCAGTTTGAGCTTGCGCGGCAAGAATAGCGCACATCACAGCGAGAAGACGACGCAACGCAGCAGCTCTTCGGTGATGACACGCACCAAGCGTCTCTCGGAGAGTCTACACAACCTCACCATGGGACACAAGCCGAAAACGGATAGCAAGAAGACAGAGGGCAGCAGTCGTCTATTGCCACGCAGTGCCACCAATATACCGCGACCGCCAACTGCACGCGCACGCACGGTGCTCAGTCGCGCTACAACCGAGTCGAATGGCATGAATTATAAAGCGCCGAAGACGCGCATAACCAGCACCGTAAGCACAACCGCCAATCACAGCGCCGCGAAAGATACCAcctcattgaaatcggtgagCTCAACGGAGCAGAGTTTGGCTGTGAA AACTACCACATTAGCGGCCAAGAAGTCGCTTGTCAGCAAATCTTCAAATGCCACACTCGAAAAATCCGGCATACCCACAGTCACAGCCACCAAGTCTAAGGATTCGGTTGGCAAAGTGCGTCCACGTGGCACACACGCCTCCACGCTGCGTCAAAATGAGGCGCAAAAG atgtCCATGCCCCGTAAATCCAAAACCCGCATGTTGCGTAAAACCCTCACTGGTCGCTGTGCCTGTTTAGCGTCGTAA
- the LOC105210857 gene encoding uncharacterized protein LOC105210857 isoform X3, with translation MQAAADMPIEMANKETAQTTKLPTIISSNGLKITSKLNPDAKEFYPSYLLRQKIMREIGDVGGGGALAQPLQLTQNANVLKVIKIEGIMGTNQVVTDVNALKAPIEDEKAKETETTGIVSQIKAPNDEETVEVKSEDSKDLELESRKEPAEAGKLVNTVTVPQLSLETMKATKPVEEDVRGSEEDSTDFEDAEGEPMMQPMSAQANKLQLKELQLNNTEAKVVGDAVVGRTLPNNNNINNELSENISDEENREQYSDQSSNETLNEFKCKEDTESVEVSELSEENELAEEEASHELPQILEEIKEYNSLCGDGDGDVECETDGVCESVGIGDGDGDVPLEHNIEQLQLSDKPTQEADGDAATGGSTETPPQTPNEVCKSPTSKSRLGKGKLLKEKEDKKKTEKRTTLRKLASISLSLRGKNSAHHSEKTTQRSSSSVMTRTKRLSESLHNLTMGHKPKTDSKKTEGSSRLLPRSATNIPRPPTARARTVLSRATTESNGMNYKAPKTRITSTVSTTANHSAAKDTTSLKSVSSTEQSLAVKTTTLAAKKSLVSKSSNATLEKSGIPTVTATKSKDSVGKVRPRGTHASTLRQNEAQKVHAP, from the exons ATGCAAGCAGCCGCAGATATGCCCATAGAAATGGCAAATAAAGAAACAGCGCAGACAACGAAGTTGCCAACAATTATTTCCAGCAATGGACTCAAAATCACATCCAAGTTAAATCCGGACGCAAAGGAATTCTATCCCTCATATTTGTTGCGACAGAAAATTATGCGAGAAATCGGTGATGTCGGTGGGGGTGGTGCGCTTGCGCAACCGTTACAACTGACGCAGAATGCAAATGTGTTGAAGGTTATAAAGATTGAAGGTATAATGGGAACAAATCAAGTAGTGACAGACGTGAATGCGCTGAAGGCGCCAATAGAAGATGAAAAAGCAAAAGAAACCGAGACCACAGGAATTGTGAGCCAAATAAAAGCGCCGAACGATGAAGAGACAGTCGAGGTCAAAAGCGAAGACAGCAAGGACTTGGAGTTGGAATCAAGGAAAGAACCAGCAGAAGCAGGGAAATTAGTTAACACAGTTACAGTGCCACAGTTGAGCTTGGAAACCATGAAAGCAACGAAGCCAGTCGAAGAAGACGTAAGAGGCTCTGAGGAAGACAGCACAGACTTTGAGGATGCCGAGGGTGAGCCTATGATGCAGCCGATGAGCGCACAAGCgaataaattacaattaaaagaattgcaATTGAATAATACTGAGGCAAAAGTGGTTGGCGACGCAGTGGTGGGACGCACTCTacccaacaataacaacatcaacaatgaGCTTAGCGAGAACATAAGTGATGAAGAGAATCGCGAGCAATATTCCGATCAGAGCTCCAATGAAACACTCAACGAATTCAAGTGCAAAGAAGACACCGAATCAGTAGAGGTTAGCGAGCTGAGCGAAGAGAATGAGCTGGCCGAGGAGGAAGCTTCGCATGAGCTACCACAAATCTTGGAGGAAATAAAAGAGTACAACAGCTTGTGTGGCGACGGTGATGGCGATGTGGAGTGCGAAACGGACGGCGTTTGTGAAAGTGTTGGCATAGGCGATGGTGATGGCGATGTGCCGCTCGAACATAATATAGAGCAACTACAGCTGAGCGATAAGCCAACCCAAGAAGCGGATGGTGATGCCGCAACCGGTGGCAGCACTGAAACGCCACCGCAAACACCAAATGAGGTGTGTAAAAGTCCGACTAGTAAATCACGCCTCGGCAAGGGTAAGCTGCTCAAGGAGAAGGAGGATAAAAAGAAGACAGAGAAACGCACCACATTACGCAAATTGGCCAGCATCAGTTTGAGCTTGCGCGGCAAGAATAGCGCACATCACAGCGAGAAGACGACGCAACGCAGCAGCTCTTCGGTGATGACACGCACCAAGCGTCTCTCGGAGAGTCTACACAACCTCACCATGGGACACAAGCCGAAAACGGATAGCAAGAAGACAGAGGGCAGCAGTCGTCTATTGCCACGCAGTGCCACCAATATACCGCGACCGCCAACTGCACGCGCACGCACGGTGCTCAGTCGCGCTACAACCGAGTCGAATGGCATGAATTATAAAGCGCCGAAGACGCGCATAACCAGCACCGTAAGCACAACCGCCAATCACAGCGCCGCGAAAGATACCAcctcattgaaatcggtgagCTCAACGGAGCAGAGTTTGGCTGTGAA AACTACCACATTAGCGGCCAAGAAGTCGCTTGTCAGCAAATCTTCAAATGCCACACTCGAAAAATCCGGCATACCCACAGTCACAGCCACCAAGTCTAAGGATTCGGTTGGCAAAGTGCGTCCACGTGGCACACACGCCTCCACGCTGCGTCAAAATGAGGCGCAAAAGGT CCATGCCCCGTAA
- the LOC105210857 gene encoding uncharacterized protein LOC105210857 isoform X4 codes for MQAAADMPIEMANKETAQTTKLPTIISSNGLKITSKLNPDAKEFYPSYLLRQKIMREIGDVGGGGALAQPLQLTQNANVLKVIKIEGIMGTNQVVTDVNALKAPIEDEKAKETETTGIVSQIKAPNDEETVEVKSEDSKDLELESRKEPAEAGKLVNTVTVPQLSLETMKATKPVEEDVRGSEEDSTDFEDAEGEPMMQPMSAQANKLQLKELQLNNTEAKVVGDAVVGRTLPNNNNINNELSENISDEENREQYSDQSSNETLNEFKCKEDTESVEVSELSEENELAEEEASHELPQILEEIKEYNSLCGDGDGDVECETDGVCESVGIGDGDGDVPLEHNIEQLQLSDKPTQEADGDAATGGSTETPPQTPNEVCKSPTSKSRLGKGKLLKEKEDKKKTEKRTTLRKLASISLSLRGKNSAHHSEKTTQRSSSSVMTRTKRLSESLHNLTMGHKPKTDSKKTEGSSRLLPRSATNIPRPPTARARTVLSRATTESNGMNYKAPKTRITSTVSTTANHSAAKDTTSLKSVSSTEQSLAVKTTTLAAKKSLVSKSSNATLEKSGIPTVTATKSKDSVGKVRPRGTHASTLRQNEAQKAP; via the exons ATGCAAGCAGCCGCAGATATGCCCATAGAAATGGCAAATAAAGAAACAGCGCAGACAACGAAGTTGCCAACAATTATTTCCAGCAATGGACTCAAAATCACATCCAAGTTAAATCCGGACGCAAAGGAATTCTATCCCTCATATTTGTTGCGACAGAAAATTATGCGAGAAATCGGTGATGTCGGTGGGGGTGGTGCGCTTGCGCAACCGTTACAACTGACGCAGAATGCAAATGTGTTGAAGGTTATAAAGATTGAAGGTATAATGGGAACAAATCAAGTAGTGACAGACGTGAATGCGCTGAAGGCGCCAATAGAAGATGAAAAAGCAAAAGAAACCGAGACCACAGGAATTGTGAGCCAAATAAAAGCGCCGAACGATGAAGAGACAGTCGAGGTCAAAAGCGAAGACAGCAAGGACTTGGAGTTGGAATCAAGGAAAGAACCAGCAGAAGCAGGGAAATTAGTTAACACAGTTACAGTGCCACAGTTGAGCTTGGAAACCATGAAAGCAACGAAGCCAGTCGAAGAAGACGTAAGAGGCTCTGAGGAAGACAGCACAGACTTTGAGGATGCCGAGGGTGAGCCTATGATGCAGCCGATGAGCGCACAAGCgaataaattacaattaaaagaattgcaATTGAATAATACTGAGGCAAAAGTGGTTGGCGACGCAGTGGTGGGACGCACTCTacccaacaataacaacatcaacaatgaGCTTAGCGAGAACATAAGTGATGAAGAGAATCGCGAGCAATATTCCGATCAGAGCTCCAATGAAACACTCAACGAATTCAAGTGCAAAGAAGACACCGAATCAGTAGAGGTTAGCGAGCTGAGCGAAGAGAATGAGCTGGCCGAGGAGGAAGCTTCGCATGAGCTACCACAAATCTTGGAGGAAATAAAAGAGTACAACAGCTTGTGTGGCGACGGTGATGGCGATGTGGAGTGCGAAACGGACGGCGTTTGTGAAAGTGTTGGCATAGGCGATGGTGATGGCGATGTGCCGCTCGAACATAATATAGAGCAACTACAGCTGAGCGATAAGCCAACCCAAGAAGCGGATGGTGATGCCGCAACCGGTGGCAGCACTGAAACGCCACCGCAAACACCAAATGAGGTGTGTAAAAGTCCGACTAGTAAATCACGCCTCGGCAAGGGTAAGCTGCTCAAGGAGAAGGAGGATAAAAAGAAGACAGAGAAACGCACCACATTACGCAAATTGGCCAGCATCAGTTTGAGCTTGCGCGGCAAGAATAGCGCACATCACAGCGAGAAGACGACGCAACGCAGCAGCTCTTCGGTGATGACACGCACCAAGCGTCTCTCGGAGAGTCTACACAACCTCACCATGGGACACAAGCCGAAAACGGATAGCAAGAAGACAGAGGGCAGCAGTCGTCTATTGCCACGCAGTGCCACCAATATACCGCGACCGCCAACTGCACGCGCACGCACGGTGCTCAGTCGCGCTACAACCGAGTCGAATGGCATGAATTATAAAGCGCCGAAGACGCGCATAACCAGCACCGTAAGCACAACCGCCAATCACAGCGCCGCGAAAGATACCAcctcattgaaatcggtgagCTCAACGGAGCAGAGTTTGGCTGTGAA AACTACCACATTAGCGGCCAAGAAGTCGCTTGTCAGCAAATCTTCAAATGCCACACTCGAAAAATCCGGCATACCCACAGTCACAGCCACCAAGTCTAAGGATTCGGTTGGCAAAGTGCGTCCACGTGGCACACACGCCTCCACGCTGCGTCAAAATGAGGCGCAAAAGG CCCCGTAA
- the Sell_1 gene encoding uncharacterized protein Sell_1, with amino-acid sequence MSLLRTVLLLAFGATVALAQRRLALPDPRSCANRVRHATYRDARGVAHSYFFSWEHAPTRSLEVDWLDARNICRRHCMDAVSLETPQENEFIKQRIARGNVRYIWTSGRKCNFAGCDRPDLQPPNENGWFWSGSGAKIGPTSQRNTGDWSHTGGYNQPQPDNREAAQGNDESCLSILNNFYNDGLKWHDVACHHLKPFVCEDSDELLNFVRSRNAGIRL; translated from the exons ATGTCACTGTTGCGtactgttttgttgttggcattcgGTGCCACCGTCGCCTTGGCTCAACGTCGTCTCGCATTGCCGGATCCACGCAGTTGCGCCAATC GTGTACGCCATGCCACGTACCGTGATGCACGCGGCGTAGCGCACTCGTACTTCTTCAGTTGGGAACATGCGCCGACGCGTAGTCTGGAAGTCGACTGGTTGGATGCGCGCAACATTTGCCGTCGCCACTGCATGGACGCCGTCTCGCTGGAAACACCGCAAGAGAATGAGTTCATCAAGCAGCGCATAGCGCGCGGCAATGTACGCTATATTTGGACATCGGGACGCAAGTGCAATTTCGCTGGCTGTGATCGTCCCGATTTACAGCCACCAAATGAGAACGGTTGGTTCTGGTCGGGTTCGGGCGCCAAAATCGGACCCACCTCGCAACGCAACACCGGCGACTGGTCACACACCGGCGGCTACAATCAACCACAACCCGACAATCGTGAGGCTGCACAGGGCAACGACGAGTCGTGCTTGTCGATTTTGAATAACTTCTACAACGACGGACTCAAGTGGCACGATGTGGCTTGCCATCACTTGAAGCCGTTCGTGTGCGAGGACTCCGATGAGTTGTTGAACTTTGTGCGTTCACGCAACGCTGGTATACGGCTGTAA